From Toxorhynchites rutilus septentrionalis strain SRP chromosome 2, ASM2978413v1, whole genome shotgun sequence, a single genomic window includes:
- the LOC129766413 gene encoding uncharacterized protein LOC129766413, with amino-acid sequence MAPNRIFLVELIVEELQMFPTDDEVPPEDPPKKSPETKEEENGTREEPDTLKSCPERCVRFELGRLVRCEVCEKDFGSHLDMTHAKQGESCMFTLNESDLEDDSLKYTIKAMEKLKDGGGKKMIGRWDEPANEIFATLASNYDNVNGTEGASESKGTIRSEDSMSKGSIPVSDTVKSMYPLQGEGEKICGYAICTLRFSCLGSRITQKVLFGGKEDQPALTCFKAVTEENDERYMKCVAYDEVAHPHPVICGECEESKLPSTPVPPVPSVEMACSPFDEYTAELNGNAISIRVEKSSEIKVMLDGEESKGCTKGCWTSLTLPEGVYALEERYVKRQENACRLPVVRGNLKYPAEQWSTDFMMCKRKRPFCAEDYRKRPEPMRSICMQTRDPELQDPPSKSGIEICKKGWHDPNVDVFVLKLGKNKTLRGDGAANQIELELRTPKGPMVEKRPKETRGVQVIEEEFEDFRKASVPEEAKKPKKAAKKSKKK; translated from the exons ATGGCCCCCAACCGGATTTTTCTAGTGGAGCTGATTGTGGAGGAATTGCAAATGTTTCCGACGGACGACGAAGTCCCCCCTGAGGACCCGCCGAAGAAATCCCCTGAGACTAAGGAAGAGGAGAACGGTACGAGAGAGGAGCCCGATACCCTTAAGTCTTGTCCGGAGCGTTGCGTCCGGTTCGAGCTGGGCAGGCTGGTGCGATGTGAAGTATGCGAGAAGGACTTCGGATCCCATCTGGACATGACACACGCCAAACAGGGTGAAAGTTGTATGTTTACGCTCAACGAGAGCGATCTGGAGGATGACTCGCTGAAGTATACGATAAAGGCAATGGAGAAGCTGAAGGATGGCGGTGGTAAAAAGATGATCGGGAGATGGGACGAACCTGCGAATGAAATTTTCGCCACATTGGCCAGCAATTATGACAATGTGAACGGGACCGAAGGTGCCAGCGAATCGAAGGGAACGATTCGTTCCGAGGATTCGATGTCGAAGGGTAGCATTCCGGTGTCCGATACGGTCAAGTCGATGTATCCTTTGCAGGGCGAAGGGGAGAAGATCTGTGGCTATGCCATCTGTACGCTACGATTCTCCTGTTTGGGTTCGAGAATCACTCAGAAGGTTTTGTTCGGTGGAAAGGAAGATCAGCCGGCGCTAACCTGCTTCAAGGCAGTCACCGAGGAGAATGACGAGCGATACATGAAGTGCGTGGCTTACGACGAGGTCGCGCATCCCCATCCGGTCATTTGTGGGGAATGTGAAGAGTCCAAGCTGCCATCCACACCGGTGCCTCCGGTTCCAAGTGTGGAAATGGCTTGTTCACCTTTTGACGAGTACACGGCCGAACTGAATGGGAACGCAATCTCGATCCGGGTGGAGAAAAGCTCCGAGATAAAGGTTATGTTAGATGGCGAAGAAAGCAAAGGATGCACCAAGGGTTGCTGG ACCTCATTAACCCTCCCGGAGGGAGTTTATGCGCTCGAAGAGCGCTACGTCAAACGGCAGGAAAACGCCTGTCGGCTTCCGGTTGTTCGGGGGAATCTGAAGTATCCGGCCGAGCAATGGTCGACTGATTTTATGATGTGCAAACGGAAGCGTCCCTTCTGTGCCGAGGATTATCGCAAGCGGCCCGAACCGATGCGCTCCATCTGTATGCAAACACGTGACCCTGAGTTGCAGGATCCGCCCAGTAAAAGCGGGATTGAAATCTGCAAAAAAGGCTGGCATGATCCTAATGTGGACGTGTTTGTACTCAAACTGGGCAAGAATAAAACCCTCCGAGGGGATGGTGCCGCCAATCAGATCGAACTCGAGCTGAGAACCCCCAAAGGTCCAATGGTGGAAAAGCGCCCGAAAGAAACCCGAGGTGTCCAGGTTATCGAGGAGGAGTTTGAAGACTTCCGAAAGGCTTCAGTCCCAGAGGAAGCTAAGAAACCCAAGAAGGCGGCGAAGAAGAGCAAAAAGAAATAA